Proteins co-encoded in one Rhopalosiphum maidis isolate BTI-1 chromosome 2, ASM367621v3, whole genome shotgun sequence genomic window:
- the LOC113553158 gene encoding neurogenic locus protein delta-like, which produces MRYRWCLYCIVCIITFVVTNVGCNGVFELRIKSFSNELGREASGLCCGGVCGTPCRTKFRACLKHYETNINVNSTCTFGDVVTPVLGENSLTLPANATPIAFHFNFTWPGTFSLIVEAWHEPSSARNSGTTNGSALITRITDQRFLKLSDGWVQQEYAGSTGGVRSRLVYEHRVRCEDNYHGDGCAKFCRPRDDNFGHYLCSDDGDMICMPGWTGSYCSKAICAPGCDEKKGTCMTPGTCQCHAGWTGARCDQCQIYPGCVNGYCQKPWQCLCKEGWGGMFCNQDLNYCTNHAPCKNGGTCFNTGQGLYTCSCAPGYSGPECNVDLGLSSKPGMDCSTGLTCLNGGTCKKTGSVSSCACPSQWKGVRCETSTQPACTSSPCGNGGTCVNTAKTNNNGTGTGSNNNNNNNGNGFVCHCPIGFSGPTCHQTTNHCQPDPCRNGATCVPSKDSSSYTCKCAPGFAGAHCHLPDHCQKNPCLNGGTCQAQADGYRCQCVPGYVGDLCQSVVDYCVAKPCANGGTCENLKNDFRCACRPGFGGKDCSRYVNECVQSSPCANGGTCVTTGGGGDGGFRCECPAGYTGANCTDERPTTLGDRSKHVSAVVQEQPEMVQASVNGVLMVVLSVSVPVAVLAAIAVVLCMKNRRRRDQKKADENARMQNEQNSIHSVAKLGDPHVIRNSWDPLPAAARENVYSEPLCFAAPNKMQQQPSLTPAQSSSSLQRQKLLNTDRQNRMSFKEQDAINALDRRISVISVDSAAVNQCNNTNNEVSPVKAHHHYHRNIHQQLQYERAAVKSMILDQHSFATQV; this is translated from the exons atGCGGTACCGGTGGTGTCTGTATTGCATCGTATGCATCATCACATTCGTCGTTACAAAC GTGGGTTGCAATGGCGTGTTCGAACTGCGGATAAAATCGTTCAGCAATGAGCTGGGCCGAGAAGCTTCGGGTCTGTGCTGCGGCGGTGTGTGCGGCACGCCATGTCGGACAAAGTTCCGGGCGTGCCTGAAACATTACGAGACCAACATAAACGTTAACTCCACGTGCACGTTTGGTGACGTCGTCACTCCCGTGCTCGGCGAGAACAGTCTGACTCTACCGGCCAACGCCACGCCAATAGCGTTCCACTTCAATTTCACATGGCCG GGTACGTTCTCACTCATCGTGGAAGCGTGGCACGAACCGTCGTCGGCGAGAAATtcag GAACGACCAACGGTTCTGCTCTGATCACTCGGATCACGGATCAACGATTCCTAAAACTCAGCGACGGATGGGTACAACAGGAGTACGCCGGATCGACCGGCGGCGTCCGTTCGCGACTCGTATACGAGCACAGGGTCCGATGCGAGGACAATTATCACGGCGATGGGTGCGCCAAATTTTGCCGGCCTAGGGATGACAACTTCGGACATTATCTGTGCTCGGACGACGGCGACATGATATGCATGCCAGGCTGGACGGGCAGCTATTGCAGCAAAG caaTCTGCGCACCTGGCTGCGACGAGAAAAAAGGAACGTGCATGACTCCAGGAACCTGCca ATGTCACGCGGGCTGGACGGGAGCCAGATGTGACCAGTGTCAGATATATCCGGGTTGCGTGAATGGTTATTGCCAAAAACCGTGGCAGTGTTTGTGCAAAGAAGGATGGGGTGGCATGTTTTGCAACCAGGATTTGAACTACTGCACCAACCACGCGCCATGCAAGAACGGCGGCACGTGCTTCAACACGGGACAGGGCCTGTACACTTGCTCATGCGCCCCCGGATATTCAGGTCCCGAGTGCAACGTCGACTTGGGACTGTCCAGCAAACCAGGAATGGACTGTTCCACCGGACTAACATGCCTCAACGGCGGCACGTGCAAG AAAACCGGATCCGTCTCTAGCTGCGCGTGTCCCAGCCAATGGAAGGGCGTCAGATGCGAGACATCCACGCAGCCGGCTTGTACGAGTTCGCCGTGTGGAAACGGTGGCACTTGCGTCAACACCGCTAAAACCAACAACAACGGAACCGGAACCGgtagcaacaacaacaacaacaacaacggcAACGGGTTCGTGTGCCATTGCCCGATCGGTTTTTCCGGACCGACCTGCCACCAGACGACCAACCACTGTCAGCCGGACCCCTGCCGAAACGGGGCGACGTGCGTACCAAGCAAAGACAGTTCCAGCTACACTTGCAAATGCGCGCCTGGGTTCGCGGGGGCCCACTGCCACTTGCCCGACCACTGCCAAAAGAACCCTTGCCTGAACGGAGGGACGTGCCAGGCGCAAGCCGATGGTTACCGGTGCCAGTGCGTGCCCGGGTACGTCGGCGACCTATGCCAGAGCGTGGTGGACTATTGCGTGGCCAAGCCGTGCGCCAACGGCGGTACGTGCGAGAACCTGAAGAACGACTTCCGGTGCGCATGCCGGCCCGGGTTCGGCGGCAAAGACTGCAGCCGGTACGTCAACGAGTGCGTACAGTCGTCACCGTGTGCAAACGGCGGAACGTGCGTGACCACCGGCGGAGGAGGCGACGGAGGTTTCAGGTGCGAGTGTCCAGCCGGTTACACGGGTGCCAATTGCACGGACGAACGGCCGACCACGCTGGGCGACCGGTCCAAGCACGTGTCCGCGGTGGTGCAGGAGCAGCCCGAGATGGTGCAGGCGTCCGTCAACGGCGTGCTCATGGTGGTGCTGTCCGTGTCCGTGCCAGTGGCCGTGCTGGCCGCCATCGCGGTGGTGCTGTGCATGAAGAACCGCCGGCGCCGCGACCAGAAGAAGGCCGACGAGAACGCGAGAATGCAAAACGAACAGAACTCAATACACAGCGTGGCCAAGCTGGGCGACCCTCACGTCATCAGAAACTCGTGGGACCCGCTGCCGGCCGCGGCCCGAGAAAACGTGTACTCGGAACCGCTGTGCTTCGCCGCGCCCAACAAGATGCAGCAGCAGCCGTCGCTGACGCCGGCccaatcgtcgtcgtcgctgcAGAGGCAGAAGCTGCTCAACACCGACAGACAAAACCGGATGTCGTTCAAGGAACAGGACGCCATCAACGCGTTGGACCGCAGAATATCGGTCATATCGGTCGACTCGGCCGCCGTCAACCAGTGCAACAACACAAATAA CGAGGTATCGCCCGTCAAAGCTCACCACCACTATCATCGCAACATACACCAGCAGCTTCAGTACGAAAGAGCGGCCGTGAAATCGATGATTTTAGACCAACACTCTTTCGCCACACAAGTTTAG